TAATATTGCAATCTATTATTTTTCCCGCGGCTATGAACGCGCCATTCGTTTTGGCTTTACGAACCCATCGTTTCTctctctaaaatttttattattgtttttaatttcttatGAAAAATCACATAAGAAAAACTATAAGTAGGGGAAAAAGAAAACAGAGcatttttgtttcttttgtcAAGTAGCCAACACAGAAGCCTGATCCCATTGAGCGTCTCAAAAGCGAATTTGTACTCACTCACTCACCCAACTCCACAGAGAACAAGCTCGTGACCAAAGGGTAAAAATTTTTCAATCcatttttttctcatctcttTCCCACAATCTGAAGAATGGCATTCTTTGTCTTCTTCTTGCGTTTTATATGATGTGTGCTCACTCCTCAGATTTATCTGTTATACTCAGGAGAAGAAGGGTCTGTTGAGTGTCAGTGGTGGTGGAGAAGCTAGATCTCTTTGTATCGACGCGGCAACGGAGTGTTCTTAGCGGAAACTGATTGCAATTTGACATGGAATTGGAGATAAAGTGCGATAAAGCTCAGGAAATTCCCAGGACATCATAATGAAGTTCTATATTTCGACCACGGGAATCAAGAGAGTGACGATATCGAACTCCGGCGGCAGCGTGGGTAAGGGATCTACGGTGGCTGCTTATAGGCGGATTTCGAGCCGGACAGTGCTGTCGGTGGTACTGCTGCTTGGGATCCTTTTGCCCTTCCTTTTTGTTAGAATTGCGTTTTTGGTCCTCGAATCTGCCACTGCTTGCAATTCTACCTTTGGTAAACAAATTAATTACcaatttccttttatttttttttttctcaaattttttcAGGTCAATTGCTGTGGGAATACTTGAACCTTGTGCTTTATTGTTTgtactcttatttatttatttgtataaatatttatatatattcaaaagTAGCTtgataaaaagtaaataacaaattttctaattttagtTAATGCTTAAATCCAAAAATATTTGGTCTCCTTTTGCTGCTCCTTTCACTCTCCTTTCACTGTCAAAATCATCTTttcttgattttaattttttttttactacttTCTGCAGACTGTACAGGATGGAGGATTTTCGGCGGGAGTGACTCATCCCTGGTATGTAATTCCTCTTAATGACGAATTTGCCCTGGACATTTTACTTTGTTACAATATTGTTCAGTCCAGTCCGCGTCCTCCGCTTTTCCAATTAGGATAGAATGGTAATTGGTTATATGCCATGGACCGCCCCGTCGACTTATCTGGAGAGCTACTgtctgaaaataaaaaatagaaataaaaatatctaatttcCGAAATTGATACAGGCTATGATTGTAacttttaaaacttaaattctaattttaaaaaaaaaaaaatctttttttcaattataaatcACTActatttttccttaaaaaattgTACttggaaatgatttttttttttcattatttgaaggaaaagatatggattatttttaaactagtgttaataaattaatagatatttaatttatcaagaaAGTGTTAGATGTATTCGTGATTATGTTATCTCAACCTAATATAATCTCTCCAATTAATAGCAGAGCTGGTGTAGTTGCAATTAATCGTCTTCATTCTtaaataatgatttatttataattataatagatGATAGAGGGAAAAATTAAAGAAGTGGCATTCTTGTGAGAGTGGGACCTGGTGATGGCATTTTAGTCCTAAGACcataaatattagaaataatGAAAATGGCAGAGGATAAACTCATTTTGGGTAGTGTCGGTATTTGCAGTTGCTTTCAAATACACATGGCCAGTTGTTCTGCAATCATCATATTCTCCTCCACTTAACTTTATTAATTCATATcgcatttaaaaaaaagaaatttaattattgGTGGGGGGGCTTTTTCATTTTCCAATATTCTCTCAGCTCCTTCCAATATTATTTACGTCAGCACACGTCAACACGGTTTATCTAGATCAACGGCTATGAGGAACCGTGATTGATCATATAGATTTTTGTAATGTTCTTACTGTGGTCATGCATGTACCAATGTGAAGAAGCTGAGAGAAGAGCTGACAAGAGCATTGTTGGAGGCAAAGGATGGTGACATGTATGATAATGGAATGGAAGATTCAACAGAATCATTCAACGATCTTGTGAAGGAAATGACGTCTAAACGACCAGACGTTAAGGCTTTTGCTTTCAGGACCAAGGCCATGGTACGTCATTCAAGTAACCGTCGCATTCCTTACTTGTcttttttctaatatatatatgtatatgcaaTCCAACGGTAGATTTGGTAAAAGTCTACCACCAAAATGGCTTACTGATtgctttatttatattattatattgcgTGAGAAGTCAAGCGAAGGAAACATTCCAGATTGTCTTGTATTTACTCGATGCTTTGTAACAATTAATTGTTATTGCAAATTGTTGTTTACTGCCCAGCTGTAATACTCTGATATCGGTTATCTCCAGTCACATGCTTTGCTATTTCTCACTTGTTGGGATTTACTTGCTGGGGAGGATAGTGGAGGGAAGATTTATGCTAGAACCTATGAGGAAAACATGATCAATTCTCAGCAAATTCTGCCGCTGTTAATATATTATGTTGTTGTGATAGGACTTGTGTTACTTTGTGAGGGAATTTTTGCTTAATGTATGAAAGTATTCCAAATGAATATTCTATTCTAATGAGGTCCCTTCCATTTGAGTTTGACTTATTACCAACCACAGAATATTGAAATGCATTCAAAATTTATTCTGGCAAGGtggtttatattttaattattttttaagttttttaataaaGGTCTTAGTTTCTATGATAATTCAGGATTTTTTCTAGCAAGTATAGAGACGCATGGCTGAAAAATTTTATACTATCATTATCCACACTacctttttattaaaatttttgttttttttctgaAGAGGTTTATTTGCATCTATTGTTACAGTCCTAATCATAAAGTTGCTTGGGCATCTTTTGGATGACTTTTTGCCATCATTTTGATGCTTTTCTTAGGTCAGGGACCACTGGGTTTGGACATAAGAAATTAGTTAGTTTGATTGCATTATTATGACATTAAAGCTTTGGCTTCTTGTTTAAAATTAACAACCATCCTTCATTAAGAAATAAAGCTGACTTGAATGATTTTTAACACAAGGTTCACGGAAAAGTTTTAGATAGATGTTATGTTACATATTTCTATCTGATCAGAATCTATAACCCAAAAAAGAATTGCATTTGACCCTGGAAAATTTAAGTAAAGCTTTAGATGACATCATAAAAAGAAATCAGAAACAAACTTTGTACTTTTTCATTTATAACTGGATCCCATTGAATACAATACAGTGTTTGTAGTTTAGAGATTTATGGAATTGAATCTTATTAAGGTTTCATTGCTATAAATTGGAAAAGCATTTGGTAAAATTGGAAAAAGAAATTCAGTTCAAAAGCTCTTTTGTCTCTTGACCAATATTATTAGTAAAAAACCATTTTATTTCGTATGCACACACAAACacatgttaaatattttaacatataaaaattCCATGTTagcaagaaaataaattaaaattttttaatgatgcATCAATTGCCATGTCAGAGACGGAACATGTCATTCATCTGTTAgataaaattatacatatttaGAATATACAGAAAAAATTGGTAAAATCAAAGAATTAGACTGAATTAAAAATCTGCTCAAAGTTTGGTTTTTGAGAACCTAGATTCTGAATAGATGGTTGTCAAAGTtctatgaaatatttattcctAAGGTTATCAAGCATCTTTTGCAATTTGATTAGATTTTTCATCTGATGATTCCATCACATTTGACGTGAAAATTACTGATTGACTCTCTACACAACTGTCTTCTCACTGATAGAAGTTGTGTCCAATTTCCTCCTCTAGTCTTTCATTTTACAGAATTCTTTGTTGCTTCATGTTAGATTTGCTAACATTTCACAAAACCCAATCAAGATATTTCACAATTAGCAAGGGGTAAATCAGGCAGAGAGAAATCTGGTGTCTGACAAAGCCAGCAACTTCTGCTTATTAGTATGTCTGGATTTTCCATAACTTAGTTGCTTGAGTTCGTCTTCATTTTGCAACAACATTTTAGTCATAACTCAAATCACTTGCTTTACTGGATTGTGCTAATGTGGCTCAATGATTCGGTCTTTCATGTCACTTTTTATAGTTGCTGTCTGTTACCCTCATACATGCTTACTTTGGCTCCCTACTTTGCATTATAGCCTTAGCTCTTGACTGTTCTTTTCTATGTATGTACTATATCTTAATTAGAACACTGGACCAGGCAAGTAATATCATTGGTTAATAACTTATTTTTGGatgttaaatataaatatgtattaAAGCAGAATTTATCCATCATGGTTATGTCATCCATTGGTACATCTCCTACCAGTTGAAAGATCttatttttgttcaaatattGCAGCTGTCTAAAATGGAGCATAAGGTGCAGTTAGCCAGACAGCGTGAATCAATTTACTGGCATTTAGCTTCACATGGCATTCCAAAGAGCCTACATTGCCTTTGCCTCAAATTGGCTGAGGAATATGCTGTAAATGCCATAGCCCGATCTCGTTTGCCACCACCTGAATATATGTCTCGCCTGGCAGACCCATCCTTTCATCATGTGGTTCTCATAACTGATAATGTTCTTGCTGTCTCTGTTGTCATCTCTTCTACGGTCCAAAACTCAGCCAACCCTGAAAAATTGGTGTTTCATGTAATCACTGACAAGAAAACTTATTCTCCAATGCATGCATGGTTTGCTATCAATCCTATTAAATCAGCAGTTGTGGAAATTAAGGGATTGCACCAATATGACTGGACAAAGGAAGTAAATATTGGCATTAAAGAGATGTTAGAGACTCATCGTCTTATTTGGAGCCACTACTACACCATTGTGAAAGAAGGCAATTTTCTACATGAGGAAGAGCGCATAAGAAGTTTGGAGGCTTTAGGCCCCACTTCTCTTTCCCTATTGAATCATCTCCGAATTTATATTCCTGAGGTATTACTCAATTCATACAATCTTCTGTGATTGGATGGATGATGTTTGAATATATGAAGTATTTAATAATGATGAATCTATAATTTGACTTTCATGGGCTACACAGCTGTTTCCGGATCTCAACAAGATAGTTTTCTTGGATGATGATGTAGTTGTGCAACATGACATATCATCTTTGTGGGAATTGGATCTCAATGAGAAAGTTGTTGGTGCTGTTGTTGACTCATGGTGCGGAGAAAACTGCTGCCCAGGAAGAAGATATAaagattatttgaatttttctcACCCAATAGTTTCTTCCAATTTTGACCCTGAACATTGTGCTTGGCTTTATGGCATGAATGTGATTGATCTTAACTCTTGGAGGAGAGCCAATATCACAACAAATTACCACAGATGGTTGAAGCATGTAAGTAAgctcttttcattcaaaatgcTGCCCCTTCAACACACGTACACACCCTCAACTCTGGCTTTATAGGAGACGCAATTATCATTTTTGTCAATGGACATTGATACTTGAGGGTAACTTGATTGTGTTGTTGGAAACATATATATTTGACGTGACCCAATTTGAGCAAGTATTTTCATGCTGTTGCTGTAGACTAACCTACTCAATTCAGTCACTTCTTAATCCCAACCTTCTTGGAGTTGGCTGTGTGAACCTTTTTGGTAATATATTTGATCCGGTGCAATGTTTGAACATCCCATGTTGTATCTGTATCACAAAGAGTTCCAATTTTTTATGATGGCCATCGCCTAGCTACCCTCCACCTTAATATGCAAGAGCCTATGTAGTATTCAAAGGAGAGTTTCATGTACTCTAATAATATCCTTTGATTATGAACATTTGATTTTTCTTCTCTGCCTTAATATCAGCTGTCTTTTTTGCAGAATTTAAAATCTGGACTGGAATTATGGCAACCAGGGGTGCTTCCACCAGCCTTGCTTGCTTTTGAGGGTCAAGTGCACCCTATCGATCCTTCATGGCATCTGGCTGGACTAGGTTATAGATCCCCAGAAACTCACAGAGACATACTGGAAACTGCTGCCGTTTTACATTTTAGTGGCCCTGCAAAGCCCTGGCTTGAGATAGGGCTCCCAGAGGTACAAAGCTTATGGAATAGACATGTAAATTTTTCAAACGAGATAATTAGGAAATGTAGAATTATTGGGTGAGAGGACGAAGTTCTCTCACTCGCACATATTCTTCTGGAAATGAAACCAGTGACGTATGAGACCAGAGGGAAGAAGGTTTTGCCTTCAGTCTCTGCTCACACTGAGCTCTCCACAGTGCGATATTGGTTATTTCTTGTCCATAATAGAAAATAGTTGAATTTATGATGCGGTACACGACAGGTCTGGATCTTCAATCTTGAAGAGAGGATGATCAtggatgtatttttttttttttaacgaaTAATTGTAAATTAACTTTTAGCTGGGAAATTGatattagttaaatcaattgcagatattattattattactatgaTTTATGCCTTGTATGAGATGGGTtggcttttcttttcttttcttttcttttcttttttctttcgttGTTTGGTTCATGTACCTTCCACTATTACTCGAATACAAGACCTTCTAAACTCAATGGTGGATAACTCGTAATAGTCTGCGGCAGCTATCTCCCTTGCCACCGGAGATCCTgtagcataaaaattaaaaatagtagtTACATTAATAATTAGAAATTCTATTAGGGCATTTCAAAATTGGGCCTACTTAGCTGAACCTTTTTGAACCGATGGGTCcaatctgattttttttttcttttctctttgagTAGGGAAAATTTTTCAGTTAATAGTTGTTAGTTGATGTGGGGTGGTGTTCAGACTGAAATTCTTTGATGGGGTGGGTCGAATACCGAGTTCAAATGGACCAAacatcttcaaaaacaaagtaACATATTGCAATCTCCATGGATCTTCACTCTTTTGGATGACCATATATGGGTTGCGCAAAGAACGTCGATAGCTTTGTGATTATTCTCTCCATTATTAGCATCTCCTTGCAAACCCCTTTTCAGTCTCTAATTTTCCCTGTggcaaaatatttattaatttatttgtttgtgAGTTTAAATAATCATATTTAAACAGAATTTAATAGCTAACCCCACCCTCAcccccaagaaaaaaaaaaaaaaaagagcgagAAGTCCCTTCATTTTGATGTCATCAAGGCTTCTCTTATCAAAGCTTCATTAAAACtactcatttttttttaaatcttcgCTAGTGCATGAAGATGCTGGAGATTTTCCCCCCCATATACTGTTAATTGAtccaaaatcaattaataaggtCGGTGTTTGGTCTACAATACTATGTTCACCTCTAACGCTGACTGGTGAGCTTTCAAATAATATTCCCCCATTTTCATGTGCATAAATAAATTCTAcacaaaaattaaagaaaaggaaggaaggaTTAATAATATTGGTGCGTGCAGTAGCAGTAGCTTTACACAATTTTTGAAGAGGCATAAGATACTGTGGGCGAGAAGCCCTCATTGCATTGGTTTAGAATTTAACAAAGTTCATCTTCATCATACTAGTATACAAGACTTGTTTTCAATATTAACGTTCCAAGTCTATTACACTAAACTGTAAAAGGCCTTCCTCACTTTCCCAAGTGGGAAGCCAGAAGCAGCAGACAGACCCCCCATCTCACATTATCTGCACCAATTTTCAGAAGCAAAAATTACTTATTAATTCCTGTAACCATTAACAACAGGAAACTATTTGATGTGCAAGTTCTTTATAATCTTACACAAGTTGAAGAGCAGTG
This is a stretch of genomic DNA from Manihot esculenta cultivar AM560-2 chromosome 2, M.esculenta_v8, whole genome shotgun sequence. It encodes these proteins:
- the LOC110609082 gene encoding probable galacturonosyltransferase 15; the encoded protein is MKFYISTTGIKRVTISNSGGSVGKGSTVAAYRRISSRTVLSVVLLLGILLPFLFVRIAFLVLESATACNSTFDCTGWRIFGGSDSSLKLREELTRALLEAKDGDMYDNGMEDSTESFNDLVKEMTSKRPDVKAFAFRTKAMLSKMEHKVQLARQRESIYWHLASHGIPKSLHCLCLKLAEEYAVNAIARSRLPPPEYMSRLADPSFHHVVLITDNVLAVSVVISSTVQNSANPEKLVFHVITDKKTYSPMHAWFAINPIKSAVVEIKGLHQYDWTKEVNIGIKEMLETHRLIWSHYYTIVKEGNFLHEEERIRSLEALGPTSLSLLNHLRIYIPELFPDLNKIVFLDDDVVVQHDISSLWELDLNEKVVGAVVDSWCGENCCPGRRYKDYLNFSHPIVSSNFDPEHCAWLYGMNVIDLNSWRRANITTNYHRWLKHNLKSGLELWQPGVLPPALLAFEGQVHPIDPSWHLAGLGYRSPETHRDILETAAVLHFSGPAKPWLEIGLPEVQSLWNRHVNFSNEIIRKCRIIG